A single genomic interval of Nymphalis io chromosome 30, ilAglIoxx1.1, whole genome shotgun sequence harbors:
- the LOC126780019 gene encoding protein artemis-like gives MMSSIQYLMKSPFHGKIKEIPGVYVDNFEKAERRNARAYFLSHYNSDHIQRLHSAQLLDVLLKKNITIYTTELTAAIINDDKHDERIMKCVRALKMGSTQISLPGLPEKDIPELCLTVTLIPASHSAASTMFLFSTTTHNILFIGEYHINRKDLPSFKHLHVDDKPIKLDAMYVDTTMQHLDCENFTKRSNGVQRMIFEIRCWLNWNENNAIAIQTSDKYDYEFVFNEIYKQLNMKVFVHSERWSFYSSIQELVPGVTNNEESTRIHLCRNRSEDSSHTSCVQKCHNNYLLVDVFPMPWQNYKDGKCSVSRVTQEQRLDVCFATHCTLREIDYFVDYFAPNRIIGYPHEYAGKLERNELCYYSRIGKKRVKIPKRVDDDLKKLMFG, from the exons atgatgtcatccatacAGTATCTAATGAAAAGTCCTTTCCATGGAAAAATTAAAGAGATCCCGGGTGTGTATGTTGATAACTTCGAAAAAGCTGAACGTCGAAACGCTAGAGCTTACTTCCTGAGCCATTATAACTCAGACCACATACAAAGGCTACATTCAGCTCAGCTATTAGACGTTTTGTTGAAGAAGAACATCACAATATATACGACCGAGCTGACAGCAGCTATTATAAATGACGACAAACATGATGAGAGAATTATGAAATGCGTTCGAGCTCTAAAAATGG gtTCGACACAAATATCTTTGCCTGGTTTGCCTGAAAAAGACATACCGGAATTGTGTCTCACTGTCACATTGATACCAGCCAGTCACAGCGCTGCatcaacaatgtttttattctcaACAACGACACATAACATTCTGTTTATCGGAGAATACCATATCAATCGTAAAGACTTGCCAAGCTTCAAGCATCTGCATGTTGACGATAAACCCATAAAATTGGATGCGATGTACGTTGACACAACCATGCAGCATTTGGATTGCGAAAACTTCACGAAGCGATCTAACGGTGTACAAagaatgatatttgaaattagatGTTGGTTGAACTGGAATGAGAATAATGCAATTGCAATACAGACATctgataaatatgattatgaatttgtctttaatgagatatacaaacaattaaacatgaaaGTATTCGTGCATTCGGAAAGATGGAGTTTTTACag TTCAATACAGGAATTAGTGCCCGGGGTGACAAATAACGAAGAATCTACTAGAATACATTTATGTAGAAACAGAAGCGAGGATAGTTCACACACCTCATGCGTACagaaatgtcataataattacttacttgtAGATGTATTCCCTATGCCATGGCAGAATTACAAAGATGGAAAATGCTCAGTTTCGCGCGTGACCCAGGAGCAGCGGCTGGACGTGTGTTTCGCTACTCATTGTACTTTAAGAGAGATAgattattttgttgattattttgcACCGAATAGAATAATTGGTTATCCTCATGAATATGCAGGAAAGCTTGAAAGAAATGAGCTCTGTTATTATAGTAGAATTGGCAAAAAAAGAGTTAAGATACCTAAAAGAGTCGATGATGATTTGAAGAAATTGATgtttggataa